The Kwoniella shandongensis chromosome 11, complete sequence genome has a segment encoding these proteins:
- a CDS encoding peptidyl-prolyl cis-trans isomerase H: MASSLDPPAGVIRPIVFFDISIGDTPAGRIKMELFSDITPKTAENFRQLCTGEHRVNSVPQGYKKATFHRIPQFMIQGGDFLRNDGTGSFSIYGAQFEDENFKVKHTGPGLLSMANSGPGTNGCQFFITCAPAEFLDGKHCVFGRVIDGLLTVRKIENVPTGANNRPKLVVRIAECGEM; the protein is encoded by the exons ATGGCATCATCACTGGACCCTCCTGCTGGCGTGATACGCCCTATTGTGTTTTTCGACATATCAATAGGTGATACGCCAGCTGGTCGAATCAAGATGG AACTGTTCAGCGATATCACACCAAA GACAGCAGAGAATTTCAGACAACTGTGTACAGGTGAACATAG AGTAAACTCCGTTCCGCAAGGATACAAAAAGGCAACTTTCCACCG GATCCCCCAATTCATGATTCAAGGTGGTGATTTCCTCAGAAACGACGGTACTGGTTCGTTCTCAATCTATGGCGCACAATTCGAAGATGAGAACTTCAAGGTCAAACATACCGGACCAGGTTTATTGAGTATGGCCAATTCAGGTCCTGGAACCAATGGATGTCAA TTCTTCATCACTTGCGCACCCGCCGAATTCCTCGATGGCAAACATTGTGTATTCGGTAGAGTCATCGACGGTTTGTTGACCGTCAGAAAGATAGAAAATGTTCCTACAGGAGCCAACAATAG ACCAAAGTTGGTGGTTAGAATAGCAGAGTGTGGGGAGATGTAA
- a CDS encoding deoxyhypusine synthase has translation MSAQPAASTSTAHESVLMPSEALPDDAVHIKGPDLSKPIDLQDLLKSYETIGFQATGLAKAIHVVEEMRKRRSDPDQPLTLFLGYTSNLISSGLREILRFLAQYKLIDCLVTTAGGIEEDFIKCLGSTVLGEFHLDGAELRKKGLNRIGNLLVPNSNYCAFEDWVVPILDVMVKEQEEDGVKWAPSSVIRRLGKEINNEESVYYWCYKNDIPVFCPALTDGSLGDMIYFHTYKSSSQLSIDIVADIRRLNDMSVKSKQAGMIVLGGGVCKHQIANAMLFRNGADFAVYINTGQEYDGSDSGARPDEAVSWGKIRAGAESVKVYADATLVFPMVVAATFGKAHWEQNAQEKETSA, from the exons ATGTCAGCACAGCCagccgcctccacctcgacagcGCACGAGAGCGTGCTTATGCCCTCAGAGGCGTTACCCGACGACGCGGTGCATATCAAAGGACCAGATCTCAGTAAACCCATTGACCTTCAAGATCTCTTGAAGAGTTACGAGACGATCGGATTCCAAGCGACCGGTCTCGCCAAAGCTATACATGTTGTAGAGGAGATG AGGAAACGCCGTTCAGATCCAGATCAACCTTTAACACTCTTCCTTGGCTACACATCGAACTTGATCTCTTCCGGTCTCAGAGAGATATTACGATTCCTCGCACAATACAAATTGATAGATTGTCTGGTCACGACTGCCGGTGGTATTGAGGAGGATTTCATAAAGTGTCTAGGATCGACCGTGCTGGGTGAATTTCATCTCGATGGTGCCgagttgagaaagaaggg CCTGAATAGGATCGGTAATCTCCTCGTGCCCAATTCGAACTATTGCGCATTCGAAGATTGGGTCGTACCTATTCTAGATGTCATGGTGAAggagcaagaagaggatggagtGAAATGGGCGCCTAGTTCTGTGATCAGGAGACTTGGAAAAGAGATCAACAACGAGGAAAGCGTGTATTACTGGTGCTACAAG AATGACATCCCTGTGTTCTGTCCCGCCTTGACAGACGGGTCCCTTGGCGACATGATCTACTTCCACACCTACAAGTCTTCCTCACAACTCAGTATCGACATCGTGGCCGACATTCGAAGATTGAACGATATGAGCGTCAAATCGAAACAGGCCGGTATGATTGTTcttggtggaggtgtgtgTAAACACCAGATTGCGAATGCGATGTTATTT AGAAATGGAGCGGACTTTGCCGTTTATATCAACACGGGACAGGAG TACGACGGGTCAGACTCTGGTGCTCGACCTGACGAGGCCGTCTCGTGGGGCAAGATCCGAGCAGGAGCGGAAAGTGTCAAA GTGTATGCCGACGCGACGCTCGTGTTCCCTATGGTGGTTGCAGCCACTTTCGGTAAAGCCCATTGGGAACAGAACGcacaggagaaggagaccTCGGCGTAG